The proteins below are encoded in one region of Scylla paramamosain isolate STU-SP2022 chromosome 8, ASM3559412v1, whole genome shotgun sequence:
- the LOC135103011 gene encoding integrator complex subunit 12-like, translating to MCATMASLDLDPMFRRGLRLLHSRNRDSVEQLKAIVDEAVRQRQGKTIPPMSKDPFSLRRESPIPRSKPGSPIPVSFSKREEFKKDMERKIRDDEMLMPKRPRLDSPSAFKSHTPSPTPSLKSESSSRSRKSDESDSDTDVAGLAEIMDEINCTVCKSFDVSPRNRLVECQECHALYHQECHKPPVTDQDVNDPRLVWYCAKCTKTLKKQTAIVSSSSSSSLSGPRGVGGGGLPGIVGGSKASHTRPAPSPTKNLNLPRPSPFTNLSSASGRSLVSSSSSSSSNSNNGSSKQSLSSSSSGSASSSAKSSVPSNSMKFAERRMHMMKKKAAAKMAEKRKL from the exons atgtgtgccACCATGGCCAGCCTGGACCTGGACCCAATGTTCCGGAGGGGTCTACGGCTCCTCCACTCCAGAAACCGGGACTCCGTGGAGCAACTCAAGGCCATTGTGGAtgaggcagtgaggcagcgGCAGGGCAAGACAATTCCCCCCATGAGTAAG GACCCATTCAGTCTGCGGCGAGAATCTCCAATACCACGGTCCAAGCCAGGGAGTCCCATTCCAGTTTCCTTCTCAAAGAGGGAGGAATTCAAGAAAGATATGGAGAGAAAG ATTCGAGATGATGAAATGCTGATGCCCAAGAGGCCTCGGCTGGACTCACCAAGTGCGTTTAAATCCCATACACCTTCACCCACCCCCAGCTTAAAGTCTGAAAGTTCTTCACGCAGCCGTAAATCTGATGAGAGTGACTCAGACACAGATGTAGCAGGGCTGGCAGAGATTATGGATGAAATCAACTGCACTGTTTGCAA GAGCTTTGATGTTTCTCCTCGTAATCGGCTGGTGGAGTGCCAGGAGTGCCATGCCCTGTACCACCAGGAGTGTCACAAGCCACCCGTCACTGACCAGGACGTCAATGACCCACGTCTTGTGTGGTACTGTGCCAAGTGTACCAAGACACTGAAGAAACAG ACTGCGATTGTGAGCTCATCAAGCAGCAGTAGCCTAAGTGGGCCACGAGGGGTAGGTGGTGGAGGACTGCCAGGTATTGTGGGAGGGAGCAAGGCATCGCACACCCGCCCTGCCCCCTCACCCACCAAGAACCTTAACCTCCCTCGACCTTCACCTTTTACTAATCTTTCATCTGCTTCAGGCAGAAGCTTAG tgtccagcagcagcagcagtagcagcaacagtaacaatggGAGCAGCAAGCAGtccctttcttcatcatcatctggcTCAGCATCTTCATCAGCCAAGTCGTCTGTGCCATCAAATTCAATGAAATTTGCTGAGAGAAGGATGCatatgatgaagaagaaagcagCAGCAAAGATGGCTGAGAAGAGGAAACTGTAA